One genomic segment of Ignisphaera sp. includes these proteins:
- a CDS encoding ATP-binding protein — protein sequence MLFDPRPKTNRNELFGRDQELEILHKNIDSPLTIISGIRRIGKTSLLSVFLNEVDIPSVLIDLRSLHTNYGLRDLYSLISKAFSSRLDKLYDVLKSISGISIRGVEVEIKWRGRGSITLSSLFDALNRKRIIVAFDEAQKLRGPRSQEFLNALAHAYDYDRNITFILTGSEIGLLYGFLGIDKHNSPLYGRYCFNLKLERFDRDTSLEFLKTGFRELRIDVKMDVLEIAVEEFGGIPGWLTFFGNEYSKGNKDIVKIKELAIGVALGELQNIVRERGKRYALVLKGIAKGITTWSSLKRYVEEKEGVTISSSILYNIVKNLEDMSIIHNYQFLDPIYREASLRIQIT from the coding sequence TTGTTATTTGATCCTAGACCTAAAACTAATAGAAATGAGCTTTTCGGAAGAGATCAAGAACTCGAGATACTGCACAAAAATATAGATTCACCTCTCACAATTATTTCTGGTATCAGGAGGATAGGTAAGACTTCTCTATTGAGTGTTTTCCTTAATGAAGTTGATATTCCGAGTGTATTGATTGATTTAAGGAGTCTACATACTAACTATGGTCTACGTGATCTATATTCATTGATTTCAAAAGCGTTTTCATCGAGACTCGATAAGCTGTATGATGTTCTTAAATCTATATCTGGTATAAGTATTAGGGGTGTTGAGGTAGAGATTAAGTGGAGAGGTAGAGGTTCTATTACTCTTTCTTCACTTTTCGATGCTCTCAATAGGAAGAGAATTATAGTGGCTTTTGATGAAGCTCAGAAACTCAGAGGTCCTCGTTCTCAAGAGTTTCTCAATGCTTTAGCACATGCCTATGATTACGATAGAAACATTACATTCATACTTACTGGTTCAGAGATCGGTTTACTTTACGGATTTCTGGGAATCGATAAACATAACTCACCTCTCTACGGTAGATACTGTTTTAATCTCAAACTCGAAAGGTTTGATAGAGATACTTCACTAGAGTTCTTAAAGACTGGATTCAGAGAGCTGAGAATAGATGTAAAAATGGATGTTCTGGAAATAGCTGTTGAAGAATTTGGTGGAATACCGGGTTGGCTAACATTCTTTGGTAATGAATATTCTAAAGGAAATAAGGATATCGTTAAGATAAAAGAGCTAGCAATAGGTGTTGCTTTAGGAGAGCTACAGAATATTGTTAGAGAGAGAGGTAAGAGGTATGCATTGGTTTTAAAAGGAATCGCTAAAGGAATTACGACGTGGAGTAGTCTAAAGAGGTATGTTGAGGAAAAAGAGGGTGTTACGATATCCTCTAGCATACTATACAATATCGTGAAGAACCTTGAAGATATGAGTATAATCCATAATTATCAGTTTCTAGACCCTATATATCGAGAAGCATCGCTAAGAATTCAGATAACATAG
- a CDS encoding undecaprenyl-diphosphate phosphatase, which translates to MCSSVAEILGIGVLQGIFEWLPVSSKTIVMLFSSLVLRRPLTISYLVGLAVQGGTVFAAIVYFRREVLDIILFKNTKLLTYLIITTFSSCLTGLPIYIVFTKFLLLREEFIGFITIAIGFILLLQALVLSRLDTGLKKITDIDIFDSLVLGLIQGLSIAPGVSRSGVTVATLLYLGYTIDDALKLSFLASIPVNLGATILTITLEELTTIHLDITLLGLASLVSVITGFATIKLLLFIAKKYRYKLTAGLGIVALLIGLATAITIH; encoded by the coding sequence ATGTGTAGCTCTGTTGCAGAAATACTGGGGATAGGAGTTCTCCAAGGCATCTTTGAATGGCTTCCTGTTTCTAGCAAGACTATAGTTATGCTTTTCTCATCACTTGTGTTAAGAAGACCTCTCACTATTTCTTACTTAGTCGGATTAGCTGTTCAGGGTGGAACAGTTTTTGCAGCAATAGTTTATTTTAGGCGTGAGGTTCTCGATATAATTTTGTTTAAGAATACAAAGTTGTTAACATATTTAATTATTACAACATTTTCATCGTGCTTAACAGGTCTACCTATATACATAGTGTTCACCAAGTTCTTATTACTAAGAGAAGAGTTCATAGGTTTTATAACCATTGCAATAGGCTTCATTCTCCTACTTCAAGCATTAGTCTTAAGTAGATTAGATACAGGATTGAAGAAAATCACAGATATAGATATATTCGACTCACTTGTTCTAGGCCTTATTCAAGGACTTTCTATAGCACCTGGTGTAAGTAGGTCAGGTGTAACAGTAGCAACACTACTCTACCTAGGCTATACTATTGATGATGCTCTTAAGCTAAGCTTTCTAGCCTCTATTCCTGTAAATCTTGGAGCCACAATCCTTACAATAACATTAGAAGAACTAACTACTATACACCTTGACATCACATTACTAGGACTAGCATCTCTAGTATCAGTAATCACAGGTTTTGCCACAATCAAACTATTACTGTTCATAGCCAAGAAATACAGATACAAAT